From a single Bacillus gobiensis genomic region:
- a CDS encoding processed acidic surface protein codes for MKRLVSLLLAVVIAFGALPVMTFAIESNEPKFDEFLKNIGWDKQDYLDYLDSKEWKLGDFESIDELGTPLSEESIQSILQEFDLTRDELNALLVENGDLEEGQDVLEGASIIFAEELQEFVDFYLNGSEGTPIDDNNLQQLLKDYDFESKEALEQFLKEKDDSLENYEYIEDLELTIDIYIHGDKYIDEFSGLFTEFGLTDKELEKLFNHLETLNLSDPAFEEKMTELSNRMMAFENFETAEELTAEQVAEIFDIFNDMLDLFQVETKYYLAKDGEKKAVSLNDLISMNTTNGYDLLIEIYNKQGEFLADVLLTADMFGAEIIQETGKNIKEAEKIVTENNPAPEAPKAEKSPVKTVKGAKLPTTASDYAVNTLAGLAFVAAGIFLFRRIRAKGI; via the coding sequence ATGAAGCGCTTAGTATCACTACTGTTAGCAGTTGTTATTGCCTTTGGAGCTTTACCTGTGATGACTTTCGCAATTGAGTCGAACGAACCAAAATTTGATGAGTTTTTAAAGAATATTGGCTGGGATAAGCAAGACTATCTTGATTATCTTGATAGCAAAGAGTGGAAATTAGGAGATTTTGAGTCTATCGATGAGCTTGGAACACCACTTTCTGAAGAATCTATTCAGTCTATACTTCAGGAATTTGATTTGACCCGTGATGAGTTAAACGCACTTCTTGTTGAAAATGGTGATCTAGAAGAAGGTCAGGACGTATTAGAGGGCGCCTCTATTATATTTGCTGAAGAGCTTCAAGAATTTGTGGACTTTTACTTAAATGGCTCGGAAGGTACACCGATTGATGATAACAATCTTCAGCAGCTTCTTAAGGATTACGACTTTGAATCAAAAGAGGCGCTCGAGCAGTTTTTAAAAGAAAAAGACGATTCTCTTGAAAACTATGAATATATTGAAGATCTTGAGCTTACTATTGATATTTATATACACGGCGATAAATACATAGACGAATTTTCTGGTCTTTTCACAGAATTTGGTCTGACAGACAAGGAACTTGAGAAACTCTTTAATCATCTTGAAACTCTTAATTTATCCGATCCTGCGTTTGAAGAAAAGATGACTGAGCTTAGTAATCGAATGATGGCGTTTGAGAATTTTGAAACAGCCGAAGAGCTTACTGCTGAACAAGTCGCAGAGATTTTTGATATTTTTAATGACATGCTTGATCTTTTCCAAGTAGAAACAAAGTATTATCTTGCAAAAGACGGTGAAAAAAAAGCAGTTTCACTTAACGATTTGATTTCTATGAACACAACAAACGGATATGATCTGTTAATCGAAATATACAACAAACAAGGGGAATTTCTCGCTGATGTATTGTTAACTGCAGATATGTTTGGCGCAGAAATCATTCAAGAAACCGGGAAAAACATTAAAGAAGCAGAGAAAATCGTGACAGAAAATAATCCAGCACCCGAAGCTCCAAAAGCGGAGAAATCACCTGTAAAAACCGTGAAAGGAGCCAAGCTTCCAACAACTGCTTCCGA